The Dehalogenimonas lykanthroporepellens BL-DC-9 genome includes a window with the following:
- a CDS encoding thymidylate synthase, putative (KEGG: deg:DehalGT_0699 thymidylate synthase, putative), with product MRISRVEARDLSEAWFLCLREVLAYGYEYTIDRGSYAGQQRRELDMITLQIQNPGNRPIIPDVPPGVPPPTTMGYLDHYLPYLMTAQRAEGEQYTYGQYLESQIAEVIRMYREEGFNTNQAFMTVGNPEAISLADPPCLRSVDTRVRYGKLHFVVYFRSWDLWAGFPSNLAALQLLKEYMAGEIGVEDGQIIAISKGLHLYDYSWEIARTACGLD from the coding sequence GTGATCTGTCTGAGGCCTGGTTTTTATGCCTGAGAGAAGTCCTGGCCTACGGCTATGAATATACCATTGACCGCGGAAGCTATGCAGGTCAACAACGCCGCGAGCTCGATATGATAACACTTCAGATACAGAATCCTGGCAACCGACCTATTATTCCCGATGTCCCGCCGGGAGTGCCTCCGCCTACAACGATGGGATATCTTGACCATTACTTGCCATATCTAATGACGGCCCAGCGGGCCGAAGGTGAGCAATATACTTATGGTCAATACCTGGAATCACAAATTGCTGAAGTGATTCGCATGTATCGTGAAGAAGGATTCAATACCAATCAGGCTTTCATGACGGTGGGTAACCCCGAAGCGATATCGTTGGCAGACCCTCCCTGCCTGCGCAGTGTGGATACCCGTGTCAGGTATGGCAAACTGCATTTCGTCGTCTATTTTCGCTCCTGGGACCTCTGGGCTGGCTTCCCATCCAACCTGGCCGCGCTTCAGTTGTTAAAAGAGTATATGGCCGGAGAAATCGGAGTTGAAGACGGCCAAATTATCGCCATCAGCAAGGGTTTGCATCTTTACGACTATTCTTGGGAAATAGCCCGAACCGCGTGCGGCCTGGATTGA